A genomic window from Bacillota bacterium includes:
- a CDS encoding flavodoxin family protein, which translates to MARILGISGSPRRAGTEHAVRVALEAAQEAARDATVETRFFGVAGKKVNGCIHCDRCLKEKQGRCPAFDDAFGEFAEAWLWADAYIIGSPVYVMGVTPQLYSLFSRTRALNPVISTEQYLRKVGGAVAVGGTRHGGQETTIQAIHNFYLARGVMPVGGRPLYGGATVWSRDQGEVGVRDDAEGMEMLRLLGRRVAAQALMLEWCGR; encoded by the coding sequence TTGGCGCGGATACTCGGCATTAGCGGCAGCCCCCGTCGCGCGGGGACGGAACACGCGGTGCGGGTGGCGCTGGAAGCAGCCCAGGAGGCAGCCCGTGACGCGACCGTGGAAACGCGGTTCTTCGGCGTCGCCGGAAAGAAGGTAAACGGCTGCATCCACTGCGACAGGTGTCTCAAGGAAAAACAGGGCCGGTGCCCCGCGTTTGACGATGCGTTTGGCGAATTCGCCGAGGCGTGGCTCTGGGCGGATGCCTACATAATCGGTTCGCCTGTGTACGTGATGGGCGTCACCCCGCAGCTTTACAGTCTGTTCAGCCGGACCAGGGCGCTCAACCCCGTGATTAGCACCGAGCAGTACCTGCGCAAGGTTGGCGGGGCCGTAGCCGTGGGCGGCACGAGGCATGGCGGGCAGGAGACCACGATACAGGCAATTCACAACTTCTACCTGGCGCGAGGCGTAATGCCCGTGGGCGGCCGGCCTCTGTACGGCGGCGCCACGGTCTGGTCGCGCGACCAGGGGGAGGTAGGCGTCCGCGACGACGCCGAGGGAATGGAGATGCTCCGCCTGCTCGGCAGGAGGGTGGCGGCGCAGGCGCTCATGCTGGAATGGTGCGGGAGATGA
- a CDS encoding cupin domain-containing protein has product MSTTVTRELAEDGVVQTGAQRGIQATVETDGREEFLESIGRRIRFLRKRKGITLRDMGERLNLSASYLSQMETGKANVRIDVLKQISDILGVSTVFFFMDQKRGPIKHIRCNDVVQTMLEHKAHVRMLFVSDNLKLEATGMTLPPGASSGKPVSHQGDECCYVIEGEVDFVYEADEKYRLKAGDIINYPAESPHGWSNPTDEMARVLVVCTPATF; this is encoded by the coding sequence ATGAGCACGACGGTGACGCGTGAGCTGGCGGAGGACGGAGTGGTGCAAACCGGCGCCCAGCGGGGCATACAGGCCACCGTGGAGACAGACGGCAGGGAAGAGTTCCTCGAGAGCATCGGCCGCCGCATCAGGTTCCTGCGCAAGCGGAAGGGCATAACCCTTCGCGACATGGGCGAACGGCTCAACCTGTCGGCGTCCTACCTCAGCCAGATGGAAACGGGCAAGGCGAACGTGAGGATAGACGTTCTCAAACAGATATCCGATATCCTCGGCGTTTCGACCGTGTTCTTCTTCATGGACCAAAAGCGGGGGCCCATAAAGCACATCCGCTGTAACGACGTCGTCCAGACGATGCTCGAGCACAAGGCGCACGTGAGGATGCTGTTCGTCAGCGACAACCTGAAGCTCGAGGCGACGGGGATGACGCTGCCGCCCGGCGCGTCGTCGGGGAAGCCGGTGTCGCACCAGGGTGACGAGTGTTGTTACGTTATCGAGGGCGAAGTGGACTTCGTATACGAAGCCGATGAGAAGTACCGGCTGAAGGCGGGGGACATAATCAACTACCCCGCCGAATCCCCCCATGGGTGGAGCAACCCCACGGATGAGATGGCAAGGGTCCTGGTGGTGTGCACGCCGGCGACGTTCTGA
- a CDS encoding DUF3798 domain-containing protein — MTNVKRFIGVFLLAGLLVGVAGCGGGAGGGQVSQDYKIGLATTTVTQNEDEYRAAEAVKAKYGDRVVHVTYPDNFMQEQETTIGQIAGLADDPKVKAIIVAQGVPGTAAAIDRIRQKRKDIVITVVEAHEDPKIVSEKADLVFQADDLARGKTIIKMAKQLGAKKFIHYSFPRHMAMELLAKRRDLMKEACAAEGIEFVFVTAPDPMGPDGIPGAQKFILENVPMQVQQHGKDICLFSTNCGMQEPLIKATLASGGIFAEQCCPSPTHGYPGALGIDVKGMAGNFPAILKATEEKIVEKGGAGRFATWPAPYNYVAVKAAAELSMGAIEGKLKLSDLDAVKKALEKESGVSIQVSRYIEGRNMYLGIENSYIFGKK, encoded by the coding sequence ATGACCAATGTGAAACGGTTCATCGGTGTGTTCCTCTTGGCAGGGCTACTCGTGGGTGTTGCGGGTTGCGGTGGCGGCGCCGGCGGCGGCCAGGTGTCCCAGGATTACAAGATCGGTCTGGCGACCACCACGGTAACGCAGAACGAGGACGAATACCGCGCTGCGGAGGCGGTCAAGGCCAAGTACGGGGACCGCGTTGTCCATGTCACCTATCCCGATAACTTCATGCAGGAGCAGGAAACGACCATCGGCCAGATAGCGGGACTTGCTGACGATCCCAAGGTGAAAGCGATCATCGTCGCGCAGGGTGTGCCGGGAACGGCCGCCGCCATAGACCGCATAAGGCAGAAGCGCAAGGATATCGTCATTACGGTCGTCGAGGCGCACGAGGACCCGAAGATCGTATCGGAAAAGGCGGACCTGGTCTTCCAGGCGGACGACCTTGCGAGGGGCAAGACCATCATCAAGATGGCGAAGCAGCTCGGAGCGAAGAAGTTCATCCACTATTCGTTCCCGAGGCACATGGCGATGGAGCTGCTCGCCAAGCGTCGTGACTTGATGAAGGAAGCGTGCGCGGCGGAAGGCATAGAGTTCGTGTTCGTGACCGCGCCCGATCCGATGGGTCCGGACGGCATTCCCGGCGCGCAGAAGTTCATTCTCGAGAACGTCCCGATGCAGGTCCAGCAGCATGGCAAGGACATCTGCCTGTTCAGCACGAACTGCGGCATGCAGGAGCCGCTCATCAAGGCGACCCTGGCGAGCGGCGGGATCTTCGCCGAGCAATGCTGCCCCAGTCCGACCCACGGTTACCCCGGGGCGCTTGGTATTGACGTGAAGGGCATGGCGGGCAACTTCCCCGCGATCCTGAAGGCCACTGAAGAGAAGATCGTCGAGAAGGGCGGGGCCGGGCGTTTCGCCACGTGGCCTGCCCCGTACAACTACGTGGCCGTCAAGGCGGCAGCAGAGCTGTCTATGGGAGCGATAGAGGGCAAGCTCAAGTTGAGTGACCTCGACGCGGTGAAGAAGGCGCTCGAGAAAGAGTCGGGGGTGAGCATTCAGGTGTCGAGGTACATAGAAGGCCGCAACATGTACCTGGGCATTGAGAATTCGTACATCTTCGGGAAGAAATAA
- a CDS encoding ornithine carbamoyltransferase, with amino-acid sequence MKSDLKGKHLITCQDWTKEEIETIIDTALELKRMRSLGIPHKILDGKSIFLLFFEESTRTRNSFEAGIHQLGGHAIYLTPKATQIDHGEGPKDTVEVLGRYGEGIAIRNTTFGVGNRYMNAIAQYAKIPVINMQCDLWHPTQELADLMTIMEKFRGDLRGRKFVCSWTYAPKYVRPLSMPHSLVTLMPRFGMDVTLAIPREFHLLPEVMAAAENNAKEAGVKFEVVNDMTEAFRDADIVYPKSWGPIAYTKDEKEGIALIDKYPGWVVDSKKMSVTKPRSIYMHCMPADRGIEVTEEVMDGPHSVIYDQAENRLHINKSIMACTM; translated from the coding sequence TTGAAGAGCGATCTCAAGGGCAAGCACCTGATCACGTGCCAGGACTGGACGAAGGAAGAAATCGAGACGATAATCGACACCGCGCTGGAACTGAAGCGGATGCGCTCGCTCGGCATACCCCACAAGATCCTCGACGGCAAGAGCATATTCCTCTTGTTCTTCGAGGAGTCCACGCGGACACGCAACTCGTTTGAGGCCGGCATCCACCAGCTCGGCGGGCACGCGATCTACCTGACGCCCAAGGCCACGCAGATCGACCACGGCGAGGGGCCGAAGGACACCGTCGAGGTGCTGGGGAGGTACGGCGAGGGTATCGCGATCCGCAACACCACCTTCGGCGTCGGCAACAGGTACATGAACGCCATCGCGCAATACGCGAAGATCCCCGTCATCAACATGCAGTGTGACCTGTGGCATCCCACTCAGGAGCTCGCCGACCTGATGACGATCATGGAGAAGTTCCGCGGAGACCTGAGGGGCCGCAAGTTCGTCTGCTCCTGGACGTACGCGCCCAAGTACGTGCGTCCGTTGTCGATGCCGCACTCGCTGGTCACCCTCATGCCCCGCTTCGGGATGGACGTCACGCTGGCCATACCCAGGGAGTTCCATCTCCTGCCCGAGGTGATGGCCGCCGCCGAGAACAACGCGAAGGAGGCCGGCGTCAAGTTCGAGGTCGTGAACGACATGACCGAGGCGTTCCGCGACGCCGACATCGTGTACCCCAAGAGCTGGGGGCCGATTGCCTACACTAAGGACGAGAAAGAGGGCATCGCCCTGATAGACAAGTACCCCGGGTGGGTCGTCGACTCGAAGAAGATGAGCGTCACGAAGCCCCGGTCGATATACATGCACTGCATGCCGGCCGACCGCGGCATCGAGGTCACCGAGGAGGTCATGGACGGCCCGCACTCGGTCATCTACGATCAGGCCGAGAACAGGCTGCACATCAACAAGTCGATAATGGCCTGCACGATGTAG
- the hydA gene encoding dihydropyrimidinase, translating into MRVDTLVYGGVVVNAWGSAPQDVAIKDGRVHAVGSDLRQQVEAATEVDARGLLVLPGLVDPHTHMNDVGTGGVPTSDNWASGSAFAASGGVTTIIDFAQPEQGQGLTAAFEARIRSAGGAPDGVAGATAGPAVGVDYSLHVVVNQVGRETANEIRHLVESGVSSFKVFTTYEGLALDTRSLWLVMLAAAESGALVCAHAENDEIIRHYTAEFLEQGKTAPYYHGMSRPSFAEVEAVQRLLVLNRAAGGRLYFVHLSTGESLEAVAAARRAGETVWAETCPHYLLLDDSYLAAQDGFRYVMSPPLRTKADCERLWRGLALGEISCVGSDHCPFPLSACEGRPFNEIPNGVGSTGLILQLMYTEGVQAGRISLERLVAVTSCNASRIMGLWPRKGAVAAGFDADLVLFDPSPRCRVSSKNLPGGGDYSIYDGRPVRGQVVMTVLRGLPVYRSNPGRENPPGRSGDLARGEFIPRTLPDTAALRFP; encoded by the coding sequence ATGAGAGTAGACACGCTCGTATATGGAGGCGTCGTCGTCAACGCGTGGGGCAGCGCTCCCCAGGACGTCGCCATAAAGGACGGCCGCGTCCATGCCGTAGGCAGCGACCTCAGGCAGCAGGTCGAGGCCGCCACCGAGGTCGACGCGAGGGGGCTCCTGGTGTTACCGGGACTCGTAGACCCGCACACCCACATGAACGACGTGGGCACAGGCGGCGTCCCTACGTCGGACAACTGGGCGTCGGGGTCGGCTTTCGCCGCGTCCGGCGGCGTCACGACGATAATCGACTTCGCCCAGCCGGAGCAGGGGCAGGGCCTTACTGCAGCGTTCGAGGCGAGAATTCGCAGCGCCGGCGGGGCGCCGGACGGGGTGGCGGGCGCGACGGCGGGACCGGCGGTGGGAGTGGATTACTCGCTTCACGTCGTGGTCAATCAGGTCGGCCGGGAGACCGCGAACGAGATCAGGCACCTCGTGGAGTCGGGGGTTTCCTCGTTCAAGGTGTTCACCACCTACGAAGGGCTCGCCCTCGATACGAGATCGCTGTGGCTTGTCATGCTGGCTGCGGCGGAGTCCGGGGCGCTCGTGTGCGCCCACGCGGAAAACGACGAGATAATCCGGCATTATACCGCTGAGTTCCTTGAACAGGGCAAGACAGCGCCATATTACCATGGCATGAGCAGGCCTTCGTTCGCCGAGGTCGAGGCGGTGCAGAGGTTGCTGGTACTGAACCGCGCCGCGGGCGGGAGGCTTTACTTCGTCCATCTCTCGACCGGAGAGTCCCTGGAGGCGGTTGCGGCGGCGAGGCGCGCCGGCGAGACAGTGTGGGCCGAGACGTGCCCGCACTACCTGCTCCTGGACGACTCATACCTCGCGGCACAGGATGGATTCCGCTACGTGATGTCGCCTCCGCTGAGGACGAAGGCGGACTGCGAGCGCCTGTGGCGCGGGCTGGCACTGGGCGAGATATCCTGCGTGGGGTCCGATCATTGTCCGTTCCCCCTCTCTGCATGCGAGGGGCGGCCGTTCAATGAGATACCCAACGGCGTGGGGTCGACCGGACTCATCCTGCAACTCATGTATACCGAAGGGGTCCAGGCGGGGCGCATAAGCCTCGAGAGGCTGGTGGCGGTCACGTCCTGTAACGCATCGAGGATCATGGGGTTGTGGCCGAGGAAGGGCGCCGTCGCGGCCGGCTTCGATGCGGACCTGGTGTTGTTCGACCCGTCGCCGAGGTGTCGGGTGTCCTCAAAGAACCTCCCGGGGGGCGGGGACTACAGCATATACGACGGTAGGCCGGTGCGCGGGCAAGTCGTGATGACGGTTCTCAGGGGCCTGCCGGTCTACCGTAGCAACCCCGGCCGGGAAAACCCGCCCGGGCGGTCCGGCGACCTGGCCCGCGGAGAGTTCATACCCCGAACGTTGCCTGACACCGCTGCGCTCCGATTTCCGTAA
- a CDS encoding UbiD family decarboxylase — translation MRPFIDILRDAREIIEIGTEVSLDVELGSVLVTAERLEKKAVLFKRVKGHTIPVVGGVLGSQARVALALECSREEVVDRIGHAMDNPIKPAVVGDAPFYRNIIKEGPDLGVLPIPRHAPKDAAPFITGGVTVGRNPATGVQNLSFQRQHVKGPDTTGMMINEWRHLRVAHDRAEEAGDPLPVAVAIGVDPVVYIAAGIRYEGDEIEIAGSLLGRPYPVARCVTNDLLVPADSEIVIEGELLPGVREMEGPLAEFSGHYGAPWDSPVFRVTAICHRDSPIYQTIAGAGFEHVNLGNVWPREPLLKRFVTHVSGGVRAVHIAPYGAGFLAIISLKKSNPGEPKNVALAAMTAHVNIKNVIVVDDDVDVFDPQDVMWSLSTRVRPDKDIFFIPNAQGHELDPTSDHRGVQIKMGIDATLDEEKRGKISKVVYPLVDMSKYLTGG, via the coding sequence CTGAGACCCTTCATTGACATACTCAGGGACGCCCGCGAGATCATCGAAATCGGGACCGAGGTCAGTTTGGATGTGGAACTCGGCAGTGTCCTGGTGACCGCCGAGAGGCTCGAGAAGAAGGCGGTGCTGTTCAAGCGGGTGAAGGGGCACACCATTCCCGTAGTGGGTGGTGTGCTGGGCTCGCAGGCCAGGGTCGCGCTCGCGCTTGAATGCAGCCGCGAGGAGGTCGTCGACCGCATCGGCCACGCGATGGACAACCCCATCAAACCCGCGGTCGTCGGTGACGCGCCGTTTTACCGTAACATCATCAAAGAGGGGCCTGACCTCGGTGTTCTGCCCATTCCCCGGCACGCGCCGAAGGACGCGGCGCCGTTCATCACGGGCGGCGTCACCGTGGGACGAAACCCCGCAACCGGCGTACAGAACCTTTCATTTCAGAGGCAACACGTGAAAGGGCCGGACACCACCGGCATGATGATAAACGAATGGCGCCACCTCCGGGTGGCTCACGACCGAGCCGAGGAAGCGGGGGATCCCCTGCCGGTGGCGGTCGCGATCGGAGTGGATCCCGTGGTGTACATCGCTGCGGGGATCAGGTACGAAGGGGACGAGATCGAGATCGCGGGATCGCTCCTCGGGCGCCCTTACCCCGTGGCGAGATGTGTTACGAACGACCTGCTCGTACCGGCGGATTCCGAGATAGTCATCGAGGGCGAGTTGTTGCCGGGTGTGAGGGAAATGGAGGGACCGCTCGCCGAGTTCTCGGGTCACTACGGCGCGCCCTGGGACAGCCCGGTCTTCCGGGTGACGGCCATATGCCACAGGGATTCGCCCATCTACCAGACCATAGCCGGGGCGGGGTTCGAGCACGTCAACCTCGGTAATGTGTGGCCGAGGGAGCCACTGCTGAAGCGTTTCGTCACCCACGTATCCGGGGGAGTCAGAGCCGTCCACATCGCGCCGTACGGCGCGGGCTTCCTGGCGATCATCTCACTTAAGAAGTCAAACCCCGGGGAGCCGAAGAACGTGGCGCTTGCCGCCATGACCGCGCACGTTAACATAAAAAACGTGATAGTCGTGGACGACGATGTCGACGTATTCGACCCGCAGGACGTGATGTGGTCGCTATCGACCCGCGTGCGCCCCGACAAGGACATATTTTTCATACCCAACGCGCAGGGGCACGAGCTCGATCCCACGTCGGACCACCGCGGCGTGCAGATCAAGATGGGGATCGACGCCACGCTCGACGAAGAAAAGCGCGGGAAGATCTCGAAGGTCGTGTACCCGCTGGTGGATATGAGCAAGTACCTGACGGGAGGCTAA
- a CDS encoding amidohydrolase family protein, giving the protein MEPVLVYGDYLLASAQDGIRNGWGVLVEDGKVASVGPVGELEAKRPAAREIAAPGALVAPGFVNTHMHMYGILSRGIPVHAAPSGFYSFLEEFWWPYVEDRLDHETLRAAVRAACYEMIDSGVTCFADVLEAPNALPGCLDVEAEEVENTGLRGFLSFEATERSGPDRAGMGLQENARFASSRSGGSGVRGMMCIHTTFTCSRAFLARARDISREIGCGMHIHMSESSYEPEWCERKYGKRPAALYDEMGFLGPDLVASQCVKVSPEEIALLANGGVKVSHMPLSNCEVGGGVSPVPDMLAAGVSAGLGTDGYVNNFFEVMRGAFLIHKAYREDPRVMPAKTVYDMATRLGGVVVAGASRRAELAGLGTLAPGAPADLITIQMDLSTPVTAGNVFEQVVLHRNPKDVRDVMVGGQLVKSSGAVLTLDRETVLQGTRRAASRLWGV; this is encoded by the coding sequence GTGGAACCCGTGCTCGTGTACGGCGACTACCTGCTGGCATCGGCGCAAGATGGGATCAGGAATGGCTGGGGCGTGCTCGTCGAGGACGGTAAGGTCGCGTCGGTGGGGCCTGTAGGCGAACTCGAGGCGAAACGGCCGGCCGCCCGGGAGATCGCTGCGCCCGGGGCGCTGGTGGCGCCCGGGTTCGTCAACACCCACATGCACATGTACGGCATACTGTCGCGAGGCATCCCCGTGCACGCCGCCCCCTCGGGGTTCTACTCGTTCCTCGAGGAGTTCTGGTGGCCGTACGTCGAGGACCGCCTCGACCACGAAACCCTGCGCGCGGCGGTGCGCGCCGCCTGCTACGAGATGATCGACTCCGGCGTTACCTGCTTCGCGGACGTGCTGGAGGCGCCCAACGCGCTGCCGGGCTGCCTCGACGTCGAGGCGGAGGAGGTCGAGAACACCGGCCTGCGCGGATTCCTTTCGTTCGAGGCGACCGAGAGGTCGGGGCCGGATAGGGCGGGAATGGGGCTGCAGGAAAATGCCCGGTTCGCTTCATCCAGGTCCGGCGGTTCCGGGGTTCGCGGCATGATGTGCATCCACACGACGTTCACCTGCTCGCGGGCGTTTCTGGCTCGCGCCAGGGACATATCCAGGGAAATCGGCTGCGGGATGCACATCCACATGTCGGAGAGCTCATACGAACCGGAGTGGTGCGAGAGGAAGTACGGCAAGCGCCCTGCGGCGCTGTACGACGAGATGGGCTTCCTGGGTCCGGACCTCGTCGCCTCGCAGTGCGTGAAGGTGAGCCCCGAGGAGATAGCCCTGCTCGCCAACGGCGGAGTCAAGGTATCACACATGCCCCTGTCCAACTGCGAGGTCGGCGGAGGCGTTTCGCCCGTTCCCGACATGCTGGCGGCTGGAGTTAGCGCCGGGTTGGGCACGGACGGCTATGTCAACAACTTCTTCGAGGTAATGCGCGGCGCGTTCTTGATTCACAAGGCGTACAGGGAAGACCCGCGGGTCATGCCCGCGAAGACGGTGTACGACATGGCAACCAGGCTGGGAGGGGTAGTGGTAGCGGGGGCTTCGCGGCGCGCCGAATTGGCGGGCCTCGGAACACTCGCCCCGGGCGCGCCGGCCGACCTGATAACCATCCAGATGGACCTTTCAACCCCGGTGACGGCTGGAAACGTATTCGAACAGGTGGTCCTGCACAGGAACCCGAAGGACGTGCGCGACGTGATGGTGGGTGGCCAGCTCGTGAAGTCCAGCGGGGCCGTGCTCACGCTGGACCGCGAGACAGTGCTCCAGGGTACGAGGCGCGCGGCGTCCAGGTTATGGGGGGTGTAG